The proteins below come from a single Cololabis saira isolate AMF1-May2022 chromosome 2, fColSai1.1, whole genome shotgun sequence genomic window:
- the gcfc2 gene encoding GC-rich sequence DNA-binding factor 2 codes for MFNKKPRRNFRQRKNSSSDEDDQQRNNADGDENEKPRTAVNKSAKVAQVRGISCSSRREETPPKSDSSDGEDGDTLEEPREGEERENSDERKKKSTSILSFSHDKEVEESSFKLKRSSDKAVLFHVRKKEAPPAKVTHSKDVGAVPSSSSSTHDSDSEASSQSPHRDDENSGDSADTDDSDSDGRGPGSPSASSDSGSSRSSAKPIFIPSAKQIKAAKKQRHATRTQKEFIPLGRDGQRSAGSTPDHYSRDDEEDRVDDDDDDEDDHEKRIEFAPRLKSIRERIAEKLGGSDDYLSGSDGEEQELWEETQIGKGVKRRPGEQSPSGSECSSYSSSNGRMRDRGRQKKKPTRVKIPKTVSDISVSMVKRRITRKLDSLKEVHRARQAELRRMEGDAENAKSSLELLEESSSESRLKFFRTMTLYIHNLVECLREKVVEINALELDLQTLLCDQMEALLNQRRESVREQAARLQQLSYNTDVQSSSPANGADTQCDTETGIKMEEDFDLPEDTQPSTEEEEQMQKRIADILAKSKGVFSDVQDDFCDVKKILSRFEQWRGSHSESYHNAYISLCLPKLLNPIIRHQLLAWNPLKDVSGDFENFPWFSPVETFCHGHGHEELEHTDRQTLSNIVEKTVVPKMTAFVELVWDPMSQQQSVSLAGVCDRLREDYSIFEGEQSKPVKAFVEAVGRRLRSCVDEDVFIPLYPKKCLEDSSSPQRRFRDQQFWTAVKLLGNMGKWELLLPEAVLMELMLDKLLNRYLMITLCSQTLSSNPVSPHRKIADCLPLSWFKEESECLPQLQMFKNQIVQKVQNICKQQRPEDPNTKSAVIEELKVLSRIRCYDSIMAIAEKYRYEDAIYSHQLLNQETA; via the exons ATGTTCAACAAGAAACCTCGGAGAAACTTTCGGCAGAGAAAAAACAGTTCGAGCGACGAAGATGATCAACAGAGAAACAACGCGGACGGAGATGAGAACGAGAAGCCTCGAACAGCGGTGAATAAGTCCGCTAAAGTGGCACAAGTCCGCGGCATCAGCTGCAGCTCCAGGCGGGAGGAGACGCCTCCGAAGTCGGACAGCTCTGATGGAGAAGACGGAGACACGCTGGAAGAGCCGAGAGAGGGAGAAGAGAGGGAAAACAGTGatgagaggaagaagaaaagtacctcCATTCTTAGCTTCTCTCACGATAAAGAAG TTGAAGAATCCAGTTTTAAGCTGAAGAGGTCTTCTGATAAAGCTGTGCTGTTCCACGTCAGGAAGAAGGAGGCTCCACCTGCAAAGGTCACTCACAGCAAAG ATGTTGGAGCGGTCCCATCATCTAGTTCTTCCACACATGATAGTGATAGTGAGGCTTCATCACAATCTCCTCACCGTGATGATGAAAACAGCGGTGACAGTGCTGATACTGATGACAGTGACAGTGATGGACGGGGTCCCGGATCTCCTTCTGCAAGCTCAGACTCCGGCTCCAGCCGCTCTTCTGCCAAACCAA TATTTATCCCTAGTGCTAAGCAGATTAAAGCAGCCAAGAAGCAGCGTCATGCCACTCGAACCCAGAAAGAGTTCATTCCTCTCGGCAGAGACGGCCAGCGCTCAGCCGGCAGCACACCGGATCACTACAGCAGGGACGATGAAGAAGACagagttgatgatgatgatgatgacgaagaTGATCATGAAAAAAGAATTGAGTTTGCGCCACGATTAAAGAGCATTAGGGAAAGGATTGCCGAGAAGCTAG GAGGAAGTGATGACTATCTCTCAGGCTCTGATGGAGAAGAGCAGGAACTTTGGGAAGAGACACAAATTGGAAAAGGAGTCAAGAGGCGACCAGGGGAACAG AGCCCATCGGGCAGTGAGTGCAGCAGTTACAGCAGCAGTAACGGCAGAATGCGGGATAGAGGACGACAGAAGAAGAAACCAACGAGGGTCAAAATCCCAAAGACTGTTTCTGACATTTCGGTGTCAATGGTCAAGAGACGGATCACTAGAAA ACTGGATTCTCTGAAGGAAGTGCACAGAGCACGCCAGGCAGAGCTGAGGAGGATGGAAGGGGATGCTGAAAATGCTAAAAGTTCTTTGGAGCTGCTGGAAGAAAGTTCATCAGAGAGCAGGCTGAAGTTTTTCAGGACCATGACCCTCTATATCCACAATCTGGTGGAGTGTCTGCGGGAGAAG GTTGTGGAGATCAATGCTCTGGAACTAGATTTGCAGACTCTGTTGTGCGACCAGATGGAGGCGCTGTTGAATCAGAGACGAGAGAGCGTTAGGGAGCAGGCTGCCCGCCTGCAGCAGCTCAGCT ATAACACAGATGTGCAGAGTAGCAGTCCAGCCAATGGAGCAGACACTCAGTG TGACACAGAAACTGGCATTaaaatggaggaagactttgatTTACCTGAAGATACACAGCCTTCTACAGAAGAAGAGGAgcagatgcagaagaggataG CTGATATCCTGGCTAAGTCGAAGGGGGTGTTTTCTGATGTGCAAGACGACTTCTGTGATGTGAAAAAGATTCTCTCTCGCTTTGAACAATGGAGAGGCTCCCACTCGGAGTCCTACCACAACGCTTACATCTCCCTGTGTCTGCCCAAGCTGCTGAACCCCATCATCAGGCATCAGCTGCTCGCATGGAACCCTTTAAAG gACGTCAGCGGAGACTTTGAAAACTTCCCATGGTTCTCACCAGTTGAGACTTTTTGTCATGGTCATGGTCACGAAGAACTAgagcacacagacagacagacgctGTCGAACATTGTAGAAAAGACTGTCGTGCCAAAAATGACCG CCTTTGTTGAGCTGGTTTGGGATCCCATGTCTCAGCAACAGTCAGTCAGTTTGGCAGGTGTTTGTGACAGACTGAGGGAAGACTACTCCATCTTTGAAGGCGAGCAGAGTAAACCAGTCAAG GCGTTCGTCGAAGCTGTGGGCCGCAGGCTGAGGAGCTGTGTGGACGAAGATGTCTTTATCCCCCTGTACCCAAAAAA GTGTTTAGAGGACAGTTCGTCCCCTCAGCGTCGGTTCAGGGATCAGCAGTTCTGGACAGCTGTAAAA CTACTAGGCAACATGGGGAAGTGGGAGCTGCTGCTTCCCGAGGCCGTTTTGATGGAGCTTATGTTAGACAAACTGTTGAATCGATACCTGATGATCACCTTATGCAGTCAGACGCTGTCCAGCAACCCTGTCTCTCCACACCGAAAG atTGCAGATTGCCTCCCTCTCTCATGGTTCAAAGAAGAGAGTGAATGTTTGCCTCAGCTTCAGATGTTTAAGAACCAGATAGTTCAGAAAGTGCAAAACATCTGTAAACAGCAACGTCCAGAAGATCCAAACACAAA GTCTGCTGTGATTGAAGAACTGAAGGTCCTGAGTAGAATCAGGTGCTACGACTCCATCATGGCTATCGCTGAGAAATACCGCTATGAAGATGCTATCTACTCTCACCAGCTGCTGAACCAAGAGACGGCGTGA